A window of the Microtus pennsylvanicus isolate mMicPen1 chromosome 4, mMicPen1.hap1, whole genome shotgun sequence genome harbors these coding sequences:
- the Acbd7 gene encoding acyl-CoA-binding domain-containing protein 7 isoform X3 → MSLQAKFDQAAQDVRKLKRRPEDEELKELYGLYKQSIIGDINIACPVMLDMKGKAKWEAWSLQKGLSKEDAMSAYISKARELIEKYGI, encoded by the exons ATGTCCCTGCAG GCTAAGTTTGACCAGGCCGCACAAGACGTGAGGAAGCTGAAAAGAAGACCGGAAGATGAAGAACTCAAAGAACTCTACGGGCTCTACAAACAGTCCATCATCGGAGACATCAACATTG CATGTCCAGTAATGTTAGATATGAAGGGCAAGGCCAAGTGGGAAGCATGGAGCCTCCAAAAAG GGTTGTCGAAGGAAGATGCCATGAGTGCCTATATTTCTAAAGCAAGAGAGCTGATCGAGAAATACGGAATTTAG
- the Acbd7 gene encoding acyl-CoA-binding domain-containing protein 7 isoform X2 encodes MSLQAKFDQAAQDVRKLKRRPEDEELKELYGLYKQSIIGDINIGACPVMLDMKGKAKWEAWSLQKGLSKEDAMSAYISKARELIEKYGI; translated from the exons ATGTCCCTGCAG GCTAAGTTTGACCAGGCCGCACAAGACGTGAGGAAGCTGAAAAGAAGACCGGAAGATGAAGAACTCAAAGAACTCTACGGGCTCTACAAACAGTCCATCATCGGAGACATCAACATTGGTG CATGTCCAGTAATGTTAGATATGAAGGGCAAGGCCAAGTGGGAAGCATGGAGCCTCCAAAAAG GGTTGTCGAAGGAAGATGCCATGAGTGCCTATATTTCTAAAGCAAGAGAGCTGATCGAGAAATACGGAATTTAG
- the LOC142848433 gene encoding spermatogenesis-associated protein 31A5-like, whose product MPERLVNSISICQHLGQDASGEAFKPDAVKAHLQPRQPTGKSVATMSSLETSSAPCNEHLLLKASKPLSPALLNSSPIQSQTSEWTSWPPETLTTGRRHSPPQQWAPSYPSQPLDPMAYPPPMPDLGMAVTSQSSQTLPGLPSPMPGTPGINLSRRPTLTTPGLNYSSRSTSTSLGLNHLSRPTSTTPGLNHLSRPTSTIEGLNHLSRPTSTIPGLDHLSRPTSTTEGLNHLSRPTSTTSGLDRVSRPTSTTSGLEHSRRPTSTTEGLNHLSRPTSTIPGLEHLSRPTSTTAGLNHLSRPTSTTEGLNHLSRPTSTTAGLNHLSRPTSTTPGLNHLSRPTSTTEGLNHLSRPTSTTAGLDVLSRPTSTTPGLNHLSRPTSTTEGLNHLSRPTSTTAGLDVLSRPTSTTPGLNHLSRPTSTTAGFDFLSSPTSTITGLDHLSRSTSTTSGLDRLSRPTSTTSGLDRLSRPTSTTSGLDHLRRPTSTTSGLEHSRRPTSGPFRDQVTSRTLCSSTSSPGESLQKDLSLTIHKASFWTGPTDSQIEPGEPSFISPVIQEILEVQIRRRVQLKLYQEKGKGRSDLSYGCMGSMLHVCSSKEANITSHLFSSKDNNSKQLSGHQKVIANDLKDKYIQLYWGLPWLHSESLMAPVLMAGSSLDPPSILFNGLSTYSPLHGNTKGLPQLCSPQPLFHHLVKSDSLIPKVSCSQTPSETRIQAKAHDPSSLSKLSCSSTPIRKDGASCPTPTRTEVIVSPSVRQLECHLVKKHRESRSNLPVMVKNSQEAVNQQTSNSWGSQGQGPVVHLQGDYISPKLREQTEEDFKMKLTQHQGPWPPKVQLSLGLGQAEVNPKRKQTSDSEVPGGICYDTCIDHAFVPSEFPKLNPETWNKPSFHESVTNKNNTNGPSFVDLGTQKLLKAHIKRHLVRHRWRLPLRGLKAIHILKMKKDTTLPFPRSSNDSLSCDSTDNSMIQLASNLREPIQHAPEREAKTKTFSVESQFTQNCRALQPALMREALPRNDSGPSEAPTTTLGYSENLLSTPESLVGRAWHKDTLFRSWEEFPEPNRGRIQESEGGTLIHYNEVSVREISAASQSSRNRATRELEETEEEESCEWTIPVEAAKMADFQFLEARGNLSKTLPQNADGSGLRRAHCSTAAVILQDCATGELCQHWDPEVVIAAEILASRAAQGKLKTEPATIKPTVHYRSPFLGRDNNVLKNHKLEEPQHTNKYGTNIHNEKHRSPPRHNIQLKGTKPDRAYIPDNVTFGDKMKRVLLTVLNPTHKVTNHSIENCKGVPSMTPSQGNQKHLSTVCHAKLKIQSQPSPDGGMPYGNRQARASRDPVYLDSSYQDRAHVAHVPGIPVYCPRHGHCIKV is encoded by the coding sequence ATGCCAGAGAGGCTTGTCAATTCCATCAGCATTTGCCAGCATTTAGGACAAGATGCCTCAGGTGAAGCCTTCAAACCTGATGCTGTCAAAGCCCACCTGCAACCTAGGCAGCCGACAGGGAAGTCTGTGGCCACCATGTCATCCCTAGAGACTTCCTCTGCTCCTTGCAACGAACACCTGTTGCTCAAGGCTTCTAAACCATTGTCTCCTGCCCTGCTGAATTCCTCACCGATTCAGTCACAGACTTCTGAGTGGACCTCTTGGCCACCAGAGACCTTGACAACGGGAAGACGGCATTCACCACCACAACAATGGGCACCTTCCTACCCATCTCAGCCTCTGGATCCTATGGCTTATCCTCCACCCATGCCAGATCTCGGAATGGCAGTGACCTCACAGAGCTCACAAACTCTGCCAGGTTTGCCTTCTCCCATGCCAGGCACCCCAGGCATTAACCTTTCAAGGAGGCCTACCTTGACCACCCCAGGCCTTAATTACTCTAGCAGGTCTACTTCAACCAGCCTAGGCCTTAACCATTTAAGCAGGCCCACCTCAACCACCCCAGGCCTTAACCATTTAAGCAGGCCCACCTCAACCATCGAAGGCCTTAACCATTTAAGCAGGCCTACCTCAACCATCCCAGGCCTTGACCATTTAAGCAGGCCCACCTCAACCACCGAAGGCCTTAACCATTTAAGCAGGCCTACCTCAACCACCTCAGGTCTTGACCGCGTAAGCAGGCCTACCTCAACCACCTCAGGCCTTGAACACTCAAGAAGGCCCACCTCAACCACCGAAGGCCTTAACCATTTAAGCAGGCCTACCTCAACCATCCCAGGCCTTGAACATTTAAGCAGGCCTACTTCAACCACCGCAGGCCTTAACCATTTAAGCAGGCCCACCTCAACCACCGAAGGCCTTAACCATTTAAGCAGGCCCACCTCAACCACCGCAGGCCTTAACCATTTAAGCAGGCCTACCTCAACCACCCCAGGCCTTAACCATTTAAGCAGGCCCACCTCAACCACCGAAGGCCTTAACCATTTAAGCAGGCCCACCTCAACCACTGCAGGCCTTGATGTCTTAAGCAGGCCTACCTCAACCACCCCTGGCCTTAACCATTTAAGCAGGCCCACCTCAACCACCGAAGGCCTTAACCATTTAAGCAGGCCCACCTCAACCACTGCAGGCCTTGATGTCTTAAGCAGGCCTACCTCAACCACCCCAGGCCTTAACCATTTAAGCAGGCCCACCTCAACCACTGCAGGCTTTGATTTTTTAAGCAGCCCTACATCAACCATCACAGGCCTTGACCATTTAAGCAGGTCTACCTCAACCACCTCAGGTCTTGACCGCTTAAGCAGGCCTACCTCAACCACCTCAGGTCTTGACCGCTTAAGCAGGCCTACCTCAACCACCTCAGGACTTGATCACTTAAGAAGGCCTACCTCAACCACCTCAGGCCTTGAACACTCAAGAAGGCCTACTTCAGGCCCTTTCAGGGACCAGGTTACTTCCAGAACCTTGTGCAGCTCAACCTCCTCACCGGGTGAGTCCTTGCAAAAGGATCTTTCTCTCACCATCCACAAGGCCTCATTCTGGACAGGCCCCACAGACAGCCAGATAGAGCCTGGGGAGCCCTCTTTCATCAGCCCTGTTATACAGGAAATTCTTGAAGTTCAAATACGCCGAAGAGTCCAACTAAAACTTTaccaggaaaaaggaaaaggaagatcaGACCTTTCCTATGGCTGTATGGGCAGTATGCTGCATGTCTGCAGCAGCAAGGAAGCCAACATCACCTCACACCTCTTCTCGAGCAAAGACAACAATTCTAAGCAGTTGTCGGGTCACCAGAAGGTCATAGCTAATGACTTAAAGGACAAATATATCCAGCTTTACTGGGGTCTCCCCTGGCTCCACAGTGAGTCCCTAATGGCTCCTGTCCTCATGGCAGGGTCCTCACTAGATCCTCCCTCCATCTTGTTTAATGGACTCTCTACTTACAGCCCGTTACACGGTAACACTAAAGGCCTTCCACAGCTCTGTTCTCCACAGCCATTGTTTCACCACTTGGTCAAATCTGATTCTTTGATTCCAAAGGTTTCCTGCTCCCAAACACCATCAGAGACTAGAATCCAAGCCAAGGCCCATGACCCATCCTCTCTCTCAAAGCTGTCGTGCAGTTCAACTCCAATTAGGAAAGATGGGGCTTCTTGTCCTACACCTACAAGAACTGAAGTTATTGTCTCACCGAGTGTTCGACAGCTAGAGTGCCACCTTGTAAAGAAACATCGAGAAAGTAGGAGCAATTTGCCAGTCATGGTGAAAAATTCACAAGAAGCAGTTAATCAACAGACTTCCAACAGTTGGGGCTCGCAGGGCCAGGGGCCTGTTGTCCATCTCCAGGGGGATTACATTAGCCCCAAGCTACGGGAGCAGACGGAAGAAGATTTCAAAATGAAGCTCACACAACATCAAGGTCCATGGCCGCCAAAAGTCCAGCTATCTCTTGGCCTGGGTCAGGCAGAAGTTAATCCTAAGAGGAAGCAGACCAGCGACAGTGAAGTACCCGGCGGAATTTGTTATGATACATGTATAGACCATGCTTTTGTCCCGTCTGAATTTCCCAAGCTTAATCCGGAAACTTGGAACAAACCATCCTTCCATGAGTCAGTCACCAACAAGAACAATACTAATGGGCCTTCCTTCGTAGATCTGGGCACTCAGAAGTTGCTAAAAGCACATATTAAAAGACACCTAGTGAGGCACAGATGGCGCCTGCCCCTCAGAGGCCTCAAGGCCATccatattttaaagatgaagaaggacacaACTTTACCCTTTCCACGGTCCTCCAATGATTCTCTGTCTTGTGACTCTACAGATAACTCTATGATCCAACTGGCCAGTAACCTGAGAGAACCCATCCAGCACGCCCCAGAAAGAGAAGCGAAGACAAAAACTTTCTCTGTGGAATCGCAGTTCACACAGAACTGTCGTGCCCTCCAGCCAGCACTCATGAGAGAGGCTCTGCCTAGGAACGATTCTGGGCCCTCTGAAGCCCCTACAACTACTCTGGGGTACAGTGAGAATTTGTTGTCCACCCCCGAGAGCCTCGTGGGCAGGGCCTGGCACAAAGATACACTTTTTAGATCTTGGGAAGAATTCCCAGAGCCCAATCGAGGCCGAATCCAGGAGAGTGAGGGTGGGACTTTAATACATTACAATGAGGTTTCAGTTCGAGAAATTAGTGCGGCTTCTCAGTCCTCAAGGAACAGGGCTACCAGggagctggaggagacagaggaggaagaatctTGTGAGTGGACAATCCCCGTGGAAGCTGCGAAGATGGCTGATTTTCAGTTTCTGGAGGCCAGGGGAAATCTATCTAAGACCCTTCCCCAGAATGCAGACGGCTCGGGCCTGAGAAGAGCTCACTGCTCAACTGCTGCCGTCATCCTGCAGGATTGTGCCACTGGCGAGTTATGCCAACACTGGGACCCCGAGGTTGTGATTGCTGCAGAGATCCTGGCTTCCAGGGCCGCCCAGGGCAAACTCAAGACTGAGCCCGCTACGATCAAGCCAACCGTCCATTACAGGTCCCCTTTCTTAGGAAGAGACAACAATGTCCTCAAGAATCACAAATTAGAGGAGCCACAGCACACCAATAAATATGGCACAAACATCCACAACGAGAAACACAGGAGTCCTCCCAGGCACAACATACAACTCAAAGGGACGAAGCCTGACCGAGCTTACATACCAGATAATGTAACGTTTGGGGACAAAATGAAGAGAGTTTTACTAACAGTTCTAAACCCAACACATAAAGTAACAAACCACTCCATAGAAAACTGCAAGGGTGTACCATCAATGACCCCTAGCCAGGGAAACCAAAAACATCTTAGCACAGTTTGCCATGCAAAGCTCAAGATTCAGAGTCAACCTTCTCCTGACGGAGGGATGCCCTATGGAAACAGGCAGGCCCGGGCATCCAGAGACCCTGTCTACCTAGACAGCTCCTATCAGGACAGAGCCC